A region from the Thermococcus sp. genome encodes:
- a CDS encoding zinc-binding dehydrogenase, producing MDITDGAGVEVFLEFSGAPKALEQGLAATTPGGRVSLLGLFPRDVSIDFNNLIIFKALEIHGITGRHLWETWYTVSSLIQSGKLNLDPIITHKYKGFDKFEEAFELMRAGKTGKVVFFPHKK from the coding sequence CATGGATATCACGGATGGAGCCGGAGTCGAGGTGTTCCTCGAGTTCAGCGGCGCTCCAAAAGCCCTCGAACAGGGCCTGGCTGCAACAACCCCCGGAGGGAGGGTTTCGCTGCTGGGCCTTTTCCCGAGGGACGTTTCGATAGACTTCAACAACCTCATAATCTTCAAGGCCCTTGAGATTCACGGCATAACCGGGAGGCACCTCTGGGAGACCTGGTACACGGTTTCCAGCCTCATACAGAGCGGCAAGCTGAACCTCGACCCAATAATCACCCACAAGTACAAGGGCTTCGACAAGTTCGAGGAAGCCTTCGAGCTGATGCGCGCGGGCAAGACCGGAAAGGTCGTCTTCTTCCCGCACAAGAAGTGA